CCGAAGGTCCGGCAAGTCCTCGCCCTGCTGGCCCTGCGGGCCAACAGCACGGTGCCCCTCCACCAGCTCGTGGAGGAGCTCTGGGAGGAGAGACCGCCGTCCAGCGCGGCGACCACGCTCCAGACGTACATCTACCAACTGCGCAAACTGCCGGGGCTCAGCGAACCGCGTCACACCGAGCCCTGCGCCACGCCCCAGGCCCTGCTGACCACGCCAGGCGGCTACCGGCTGTCCGTTCCCCAGGACTGCCTGGACAGCCGCCGGTTCGCCGACCTGGCCGCACGCGGCAGGGCGGCCATGGAGGACGGCGCCGTCACCGAAGCCGCCGACCTGCTCCATCGGGCCCTCGCCGTCTGGCGGGGGCCCGCTCTCAGTGACCTGGCGCCCGGGCCGATCGTCGGCATCGACGCCCTGCGCCTGGAGGAGCAGCGCTACGCCGTCCTGGAGGAGCGCATCGACGCGGACCTCATCCTCGGCCGCCACCACCGGCTGATCAGCGAACTGACCGCACTGGCCGCCGACAACCCCACCCGCGAGGGACTGCACGGCAAACTCATGCTGTCGCTGTACCGCGCGGGCCGCCGACCGGACGCCCTGGAGGTCTTCCAGCGCATCCGCCGGGTGCTCATCCGGGAACTGGGCCTGGAGCCCTGCTCCGAACTCCAGCGGCTGCACCAGCAGTTGCTGGAGGGCGACCGCGGGCTCGACCTGCCCGCCGGGCGCGTGACCGTGCACGGCGCACCGGCCGCGAACCCGCCCATGACCCTGCCCGCCGACGTCCCGCTGATCGGCCGGGAGGCCGAACTCGCCCGGCTCGGCACGGCGTTGCGCGAGTCGGCCGGCCAGGACCGGCCCCGGTGCGTCTCCGTCGCAGGCGCCCCCGGCGCGGGCACCACGGCCTTCGGCGTCGCCCTCGCCCACCGGCTCGGTGACGCCTTCCCCGACGGCCAGCTGTACGTGTCGTTCGGCGACCCGGCCGCCCCGCGCGCCGTCGAGGACGTGCTCGCCGACCTGCTCGAAGCGGTCGGTCACCGCCGCTCCGAGCTGCCGCCCGCGCGGGCCGACCGGGCCCGGCTGTTCCAGTCCTGGACCGCGGGCCGGCGGGCGCTGCTGGTCGTCGACGACGTGGCGGCGGCGCACCAGGTCACCGACCTGATCCCGGCCGACTCCGGCTCCGCCGTCCTGGTGGCGGGCTACCGCAGGCTCTACGGCGGGCAGTTCGGCACGCCCGTGGACCTGCCGCCGATCGGCCCCGACCACGCCGTCGAGTTCCTCCTCGGCACGCTCGGCCGGAACCGGCTGCTGGACGACGGCAGCTGGCTGCGCCGGATGGTCGACCTGTGCGGCGGCCTGCCCGGGCCGATGGCCGAGGCCGTGGACCTGCTGGCGCTGCGGCCGCACTGGTCGATCCGGCAGCTGATCGACTGGATGAACCGAGAACGCCCGACCACCGTCTCGGAACAGCGCCCGCACCCCTTCCACCACGTCCGCCGGCGCTGCGCCGGGCTCGCCCCCGGCCTCTGCGACGCGCTCGTCAAGCTCGCCCGGGAGGCCGGCGAGGTGCTGACCGTCGAGCAGGCCGCCCGGATCCTCGGCCGCACCGCCGACGAGGCGGAGGAACTGCTCGAGGAACTGGTCGAGTTCTTCCTGCTCGAGGTCGACCTCGTCCGTGACCGCTCCTCCGAACGCTTCTTCCAGTACCGGATGCCGCCCCTGCTCAGGGCGGCCCTGCGTACCGCGCCCGTGGGCGCCCTGGCCTGATCCGCCGCCGTACCGTCCCCGCACAGGGCAGGGGGCGCCCGACCGGGCGCCCCCTGCCGCGTACGTCCGGAACCTCACAGCTCCAGACCGGCCCCGTGCTCCCGGAGCCAGGTGTCGACCTGGAGCACCATCTCCACGTTCATGCGGTGCAGCCAGTCCTGCGCGGCGGCCTGCCCCTCCGGGCCGGTGACCCGTCGGGCCTTCTCCAGGTCGAGCAGCGGCAGCACAGGCGAGGACGGGTCGGCCAGCACGTCCGCGAACTCCTGGTGCAGGGCCTTGGTGTACGTCGCGTCCTGGCTCACCGGGAACGGCGCCTTCGGCCGTTCGAGCACCTGCTCCGGCAACAGGTCCGCCACGGCCGCCCGCAGCAGGCTCTTCTCGCGGCCGTCGAAGGTCTTCAGCTCCCACGGGATGTTGTACGCGTACTGGACCAGCCGGGGGTCGCAGAACGGCACCCGCACCTCGAGGCCGGAGATCATGCTGAGCCGGTCGTTGCGTTCCAGCAGCCGCGGCAGCCAGTGGGTCAGGTGGAGATGGCAGATCTCCCGGGCGCGCCGCTCCTCGGCGCTCTCGCCGGCCAGCCGGGGGATCTCGCGCATGGCCTGGTCGTAGCGCTCCGCGTAGTACGTGCGCATGTCGAGCCGGGAGGCGAAGGCGGGGGACAGCAGCCCCTGGCCGAGGCCGTCGCGGGTGCCCGGGTGCCACTGTTCGAAGGCGACCCAGGGGAACTGCTCCTCGTCGGCCAGGTCCGGGATGTGCACCCAGCTGTACCCGCCGAAGATCTCGTCGGCGCTCTCGCCGGTCAGGGCGACCTTGCAGTGCCGGCGCACCCCCGCGAACGCCTGGTACGTGGAGGTGTCCATGTCGCCGAACGGCGCCGGGACGTCCTGCGCACGTAGCACGGCGCGGCGCGCGGCCGGATCGATCAGGTCGGCGGTGGTGAGCTCGATCTCCAGGTGGTCGGCGCCGATGTGGTCGGCGACGGCCCGGGCGTACGGGGCGTCGGGGGAGCTGCGCACCAGGTCGGGCTGGAAGTTGTCGCTGTACCCGCTGTACGTGACCGTGGCGGTACGGACCCGGTGGCCGTGCCGGCCGTCCCGGCCGGACAGGGCGCGGGCGGCGAGCGCGGCGACGGCGCTGGAGTCGAGACCGCCGGAGAGCAGCACGCTCAGCGGCACGTCGGAGACCAGCTCTCGGGCGACGCTGGTCTCCAGCAGCTCGCGGACGGTGCGCACGGTGTCGTCGAGGCCGTCCTCGTGCGGGCGGGCCTCCAGCTGGAAATAGCGGCGCAGCGTGGTCCGGCCGTCCGGGCCGTACGTCAGGGTGTGGCCCGGCGGCAGGTCGCGGATGTCGCGGTAGACGTGCTCGCCGGGGGCGCGGGCCATGGAGAACAGCACGCGCAGTCCGTCGAGGTCGACGGCGGGGCGCACGTCCGGGTGGGCCAGCAGGGTCTTCGGCTCGGAGGCGAAGACCAGGGCGTCGCCGGTCAGCGCGTAGCAGAGCGGCTTGATGCCGAAGCGGTCGCGGGCCAGGAACAGGGTGCGCCGGCGCGGGTCCCGGACGGCGAAGGCGAACATGCCCTCGAGCCGCTCGACGCACCGCTCGCCCCACTCCAGGTAGGCGTGCAGGACCACCTCGGTGTCGCTGCGGGTGCGGAAGCGGTGGCCGAGGGCGGCCAGTTCGGCGCGCAGCTCGCGGAAGTTGTAGACCTCGCCGTTGTAGCTGAGGACCGCGAGCGGCTCCTCGGCCGGTGCCGCCGCCCCGCCGGGCGCGGCGGTCATGGGCTGCAGGCCGCCGGCCACGTCGATGACCGCCAGCCGGGTGTGGATCAGCGTGGTGTGCCGGTCCGACCAGACGCCCCGGTCGTCCGGGCCGCGGCAGGCCATGGTCTGCGCCATGCCCTCCGCGAGCCCTGGGTCCTGCCGGACCGGACCGCCCTCGCGGCCGGCCCAGCCTGCGATGCCGCACATGCGGGATCTCCTTCCGTGACCTGTCGGTTGCCCTGGCGCAAAGCTCCTCCGGCGCGCTCGAAGCCGCGTGGAGGGGCGCTGGACCGCCGACCGGGCCCGGCGGGGGAGCCGGGCCCGGTCCCACGGGATCCTGCGGACGGCTCAGGCGGCGGCCGGGCCGCGTCGGAAGGCCGGGATGAGGATCGCGCCGACCGTGAGGTGCAGCAGCACGAGGGTGATCTTGTTGCCCGCGGTCAGGCCCGCGCCGAACACCGGCGCGAACAGCGAGAGCACGAGGACCGCGGACGCGATGCCGGTCCACAGGGCGCGGGCGCGGCCGCTCGCCACCCGCTCCAGCAGGGCGAGCAGGCCCCAGCCGAGCAGGGCGATCACCGCCGAGCCGATGAGCACGGCCGGGAGGTAGAGCTCGCTGGTGGTGGTGGAGCCCGGGCCGTCCGGGATCCGCAGGTCGATGTCGAGGACGGAGTGGGCGATCAGCCAGATC
This sequence is a window from Streptomyces sp. HUAS YS2. Protein-coding genes within it:
- a CDS encoding AfsR/SARP family transcriptional regulator, whose amino-acid sequence is MHQGVPVTPSAPKVRQVLALLALRANSTVPLHQLVEELWEERPPSSAATTLQTYIYQLRKLPGLSEPRHTEPCATPQALLTTPGGYRLSVPQDCLDSRRFADLAARGRAAMEDGAVTEAADLLHRALAVWRGPALSDLAPGPIVGIDALRLEEQRYAVLEERIDADLILGRHHRLISELTALAADNPTREGLHGKLMLSLYRAGRRPDALEVFQRIRRVLIRELGLEPCSELQRLHQQLLEGDRGLDLPAGRVTVHGAPAANPPMTLPADVPLIGREAELARLGTALRESAGQDRPRCVSVAGAPGAGTTAFGVALAHRLGDAFPDGQLYVSFGDPAAPRAVEDVLADLLEAVGHRRSELPPARADRARLFQSWTAGRRALLVVDDVAAAHQVTDLIPADSGSAVLVAGYRRLYGGQFGTPVDLPPIGPDHAVEFLLGTLGRNRLLDDGSWLRRMVDLCGGLPGPMAEAVDLLALRPHWSIRQLIDWMNRERPTTVSEQRPHPFHHVRRRCAGLAPGLCDALVKLAREAGEVLTVEQAARILGRTADEAEELLEELVEFFLLEVDLVRDRSSERFFQYRMPPLLRAALRTAPVGALA
- a CDS encoding DUF6069 family protein; its protein translation is MSATPARATAPGPVRTRALAVVAAVVADVLIWLIAHSVLDIDLRIPDGPGSTTTSELYLPAVLIGSAVIALLGWGLLALLERVASGRARALWTGIASAVLVLSLFAPVFGAGLTAGNKITLVLLHLTVGAILIPAFRRGPAAA
- the asnB gene encoding asparagine synthase (glutamine-hydrolyzing) translates to MCGIAGWAGREGGPVRQDPGLAEGMAQTMACRGPDDRGVWSDRHTTLIHTRLAVIDVAGGLQPMTAAPGGAAAPAEEPLAVLSYNGEVYNFRELRAELAALGHRFRTRSDTEVVLHAYLEWGERCVERLEGMFAFAVRDPRRRTLFLARDRFGIKPLCYALTGDALVFASEPKTLLAHPDVRPAVDLDGLRVLFSMARAPGEHVYRDIRDLPPGHTLTYGPDGRTTLRRYFQLEARPHEDGLDDTVRTVRELLETSVARELVSDVPLSVLLSGGLDSSAVAALAARALSGRDGRHGHRVRTATVTYSGYSDNFQPDLVRSSPDAPYARAVADHIGADHLEIELTTADLIDPAARRAVLRAQDVPAPFGDMDTSTYQAFAGVRRHCKVALTGESADEIFGGYSWVHIPDLADEEQFPWVAFEQWHPGTRDGLGQGLLSPAFASRLDMRTYYAERYDQAMREIPRLAGESAEERRAREICHLHLTHWLPRLLERNDRLSMISGLEVRVPFCDPRLVQYAYNIPWELKTFDGREKSLLRAAVADLLPEQVLERPKAPFPVSQDATYTKALHQEFADVLADPSSPVLPLLDLEKARRVTGPEGQAAAQDWLHRMNVEMVLQVDTWLREHGAGLEL